In the genome of Acidobacteriota bacterium, the window TAAAGTAATGTTAGGGTGATTTTCCCCAAGCTGGTACTTCCAGCGGAGTTTGGTTTTTAGGCTGTTGCAGTTTCTACTTTTTTATGACATCTAAAGTGAAGAAGAGCACAAACTACAATCTTGGCTCCTACCTCAGAAAACTCCGGGCACAACGAAGGCTTTCTCTAACCAAAGTGGAAGAGTTATCACTTTCCTTCAAAGATCCTATTAAACCATCCTATCTATCAAAGATTGAAACCGGGAAGTTTGTTCCCGCGCTTCCAAAGCTAGTGACACTGAGCAAGATCTACGGCGTGAAAATCCAGAGCCTCATTGAACGCCTCGACCTTGAAGAAGATGCTGCCCCTGTTGACCTCACCGGCATCACCTACGAAGAGCTCAAACAGAAAGGGTTGGAAGAGCTTCGGCATGGTAATTTCAAAAAGGCTCTTTCCTTCTTTGAAGCCTCCTTGGATCTCTCCATGCTTTCAAGAAAGGAAAAGACGGCCGAATCCGAGCTGAGCATCGCAGTCATGCTCCGCAACATGGGCAAATTGGAACTCGCAAAACTTAAAATAGAAGAAATCCTTCTTAAATATTATCAGAACAAAGATATTACCGCCCGCGCCTATTTAGAATATTCCTATATTTTTAGAAGTCTAGGCCATTTTCCTTTGTCATTATCAACTATTAAAGAAGCAGAAAATTTATCAAACATTTTAGACAATCCAGAATTAAATGCCTATATCTTTCATTTAAAAGCAAATATCCATTCTGAATTGAACGAAGTTGAAGATGCAATAAAAGAATATGAAAAAGCAGAAAAAATCTTTGTGCAATTAAACA includes:
- a CDS encoding tetratricopeptide repeat protein, whose amino-acid sequence is MKKSTNYNLGSYLRKLRAQRRLSLTKVEELSLSFKDPIKPSYLSKIETGKFVPALPKLVTLSKIYGVKIQSLIERLDLEEDAAPVDLTGITYEELKQKGLEELRHGNFKKALSFFEASLDLSMLSRKEKTAESELSIAVMLRNMGKLELAKLKIEEILLKYYQNKDITARAYLEYSYIFRSLGHFPLSLSTIKEAENLSNILDNPELNAYIFHLKANIHSELNEVEDAIKEYEKAEKIFVQLNNSLEICRTISNKAIALAKKKSYDAAIKLLEESLAMAYKYDFKKLVAIILSNLGYCYYLKNKRKEAIRYFVRSNNISRKGDYYNILFTNCFYLMKINEKMNASDSVEQYKKVLRSFLPKIEGTFSALEEFKSLLELEGLKDK